A window from Bufo bufo chromosome 1, aBufBuf1.1, whole genome shotgun sequence encodes these proteins:
- the LOC121007450 gene encoding tyrosine-protein kinase Lyn-like: MGCITSTAKGQASPVENDFKSYPVRKPERTIYVPDPTSNKQRRPPQNGGSLLPGQRMQHAEAEETGNIVVALYPYQGIHQDDLTFKKKEKLKILEEHGEWWKAKSLSTKKEGFIPSNYVAKVNTLETEEWFFKDITRKDAERQLLAPGNTSGAFLIIESETLKGSYSLSIRDFDAKNGDVINHYKIRTLDNGGVYISPRITFLCISDMIQHYQRQADGLCRKLEKPCFSPKPQKPWDKDAWEIPRESVKLVKKLGARQFGEVWMGFYNNNTKIAVKTLKAGTMSVEAFMEEANLMKTLQHDKLVRLYAVVTKVEPIYIITEYMAKGSLLDFLKSDEGSKLLLPKLIDFSAQIAEGMAYIERKNYIHRDLRAANMLVSESLTCKIADFGLARVIEDNEYTAREGAKFPIKLTAPEAINFGSSYICDSMEVIQKLEGTKSEFDDFVQVLNKDEMGLLFTFEIHNDKIDFLDLTVFKDQEGWD, from the exons ATGGGATGCATCACATCAACAGCGAAAGGCCAAGCATCTCCAGTCGAAAACGATTTCAAGAGCTATCCAGTACGTAAACCTGAACGAACTATTTATGTACCAGATCCAACGTCCAATAAGCAGCGCAGGCCACCACAAAATGGAGGAAGTCTATTACCTGGGCAGAGGATGCAACATGCAGAAGCGGAGGAGACTGGGAATATAGTAGTAGCTTTATATCCGTATCAAGGAATCCATCAAGATGACTTAACtttcaaaaaaaaagaaaaattaaaaatacttgAAGAACACGGGGAATGGTGGAAAGCAAAGTCCTTATCCACCAAGAAAGAAGGATTCATACCTAGTAACTACGTGGCCAAAGTCAACACGTTAGAAACGGAAGAATGGTTTTTCAAAGATATAACAAGAAAAGATGCAGAAAGACAGCTGTTAGCACCTGGGAATACTTCTGGAGCTTTTCTTATCATAGAAAGTGAAACCCTGAAAGGCAGCTACTCCTTGTCAATAAGGGATTTTGATGCAAAGAACGGTGATGTCATCAATCACTACAAAATCAGGACTCTTGACAATGGTGGAGTTTACATTTCCCCCCGGATTACGTTCctgtgcatcagtgacatgatccAGCATTACCAAAGACAAGCAGATGGCCTATGCaggaaattggaaaaaccctgttTTAGTCCCAAACCACAAAAACCATGGGATAAAGATGCTTGGGAAATTCCAAGGGAGTCTGTTAAACTAGTGAAGAAACTTGGAGCTAGACAGTTTGGTGAAGTCTGGATGggtttttataataataatacaaaaattgCAGTGAAAACCCTCAAGGCAGGAACCATGTCCGTGGAAGCATTCATGGAGGAAGCCAACTTGATGAAGACGCTCCAACATGACAAGCTAGTGAGACTTTACGCTGTGGTCACTAAAGTGGAACCAATTTACATTATTACAGAATATATGGCAAAGGGAAGCCTACTAGATTTTCTCAAGAGTGATGAAGGTTCTAAGCTGCTTCTTCCAAAGCTGATTGACTTCTCTGCTCAGATTGCAGAAGGTATGGCGTACATAGAAAGAAAGAATTACATCCACCGTGATCTTAGGGCAGCGAATATGCTGGTCTCTGAGTCTCTCACGTGTAAGATAGCGGACTTTGGTCTGGCTCGCGTTATTGAAGATAATGAATATACAGCAAGAGAAGGTGCAAAATTCCCCATCAAATTGACTGCTCCAGAGGCAATCAACTTTGGGTCATCTTACATATGTGACTCGATGGAGGTGATTCAAAAACTGGAGG GGACTAagtcagagtttgatgattttgtACAGGTATTAAATAAAGACGAGATGGGACTCCTTTTCACCTTTGAGATCCATAATGATAAGATTGATTTCCTGGACTTGACAGTTTTTAAAGACCAGGAGGGCT GGGATTGA